One Cloacibacillus sp. genomic window carries:
- a CDS encoding sodium:solute symporter family protein produces MELTAYFWFIMAYIVVVLCYGLYIAKTQVKNNEEFVTCGRRLPLWVVVGTLIATWYGGGGITGTANLVYSRGPWAGLIYELATPVAIILVLFLAGRIRENKNITIPELFREKYGDAAAVLATIFIVLAYIGICSYQFKGAGYVLNLTTGLSVESGTLLAAIVIILLSVTGGLTSVAYTDAVSAIFIFVSMGAAVPVLLSQTGGFEGLIAQIPANHLSFSSGDKFIDTIGYGVATLFLAMGDQNLFIRFAAAKDKKTATRSAFLFIIISTMLSCMTVFIAMNAIPFLPDIKPDTALLAVAMHRMPFFLGGCVLAAAVSFMITTGDSFLLSAGTNLTHDVLEPYVMKGCSEEKKLRTIRILIVVCGIFSYILITTFRDILGIIMYAYTIYGAAITPALVAALCWPRVTRAAGLSSIIAGGASTLIWELFLKNRISTLDSALVAVPISIAVLITVTFLTTPGFKLTKA; encoded by the coding sequence ATGGAACTTACAGCATATTTTTGGTTTATTATGGCTTATATCGTGGTAGTGTTATGTTATGGGCTGTATATCGCAAAGACCCAGGTCAAGAATAATGAAGAATTTGTAACATGCGGGCGCAGACTGCCGCTGTGGGTCGTAGTCGGAACTTTGATCGCAACATGGTACGGCGGAGGGGGCATAACCGGGACCGCGAACCTCGTCTACTCTAGAGGTCCGTGGGCCGGCCTCATTTATGAACTGGCCACCCCTGTCGCCATAATATTGGTTCTTTTTCTTGCCGGCAGGATAAGAGAAAACAAGAATATCACTATCCCCGAACTTTTCCGCGAAAAGTATGGAGATGCGGCCGCGGTGCTTGCGACCATCTTTATAGTGCTTGCCTACATCGGCATCTGTTCATACCAATTTAAGGGCGCGGGATACGTACTGAACCTCACAACGGGGCTATCTGTCGAGAGCGGAACGCTGCTTGCCGCCATAGTCATAATATTACTCTCCGTCACTGGAGGTCTAACGTCAGTTGCCTACACCGACGCGGTAAGCGCTATCTTTATATTCGTATCCATGGGTGCCGCGGTTCCTGTGTTGCTATCTCAGACAGGCGGCTTTGAAGGGCTGATAGCCCAAATCCCTGCAAATCATCTGAGTTTTTCGAGCGGAGACAAATTCATAGATACTATAGGTTACGGTGTGGCAACGCTCTTCCTGGCAATGGGCGACCAGAATCTTTTTATTCGGTTTGCAGCCGCAAAAGATAAAAAAACCGCAACCAGGTCTGCGTTTCTGTTCATCATCATCAGTACGATGCTTTCGTGCATGACGGTGTTCATTGCGATGAACGCGATTCCGTTCCTGCCAGATATAAAACCTGACACAGCGTTACTTGCGGTGGCTATGCACAGGATGCCCTTCTTCCTGGGCGGCTGCGTGCTTGCAGCTGCGGTCTCCTTCATGATTACGACTGGCGACTCTTTTCTTTTATCGGCAGGCACCAACCTTACGCATGACGTTCTGGAACCATATGTTATGAAAGGATGCTCTGAGGAAAAGAAACTGAGGACTATCAGGATATTGATCGTCGTCTGCGGAATATTTTCTTATATATTGATCACTACATTTAGAGATATTCTCGGAATAATTATGTATGCCTACACAATATACGGGGCGGCTATCACTCCCGCGCTTGTCGCGGCGCTCTGCTGGCCGCGCGTCACGCGCGCTGCCGGCCTTTCATCCATTATAGCAGGCGGAGCCTCAACACTGATATGGGAACTGTTTCTCAAGAACAGGATATCGACACTAGACAGCGCTCTTGTAGCTGTTCCTATCTCCATTGCCGTGTTGATAACAGTTACATTTCTTACAACACCAGGCTTCAAGCTAACTAAAGCATAG